A window of the Egibacter rhizosphaerae genome harbors these coding sequences:
- a CDS encoding ABC transporter ATP-binding protein, translating to MNTTSTGDRHTRQGASGATTAPSAPPTSPGARPTADDVAVTATGLRCAYGDYEAVRGIDLTAYRGELLAVLGTNGAGKTTTLEALEGRRAPDGGGVRVLGMDPRRQRRRLAARIGVVLQESALPDELTPAEFLALWHKMTGAGKLAHRPVDEQLARVDLMHRRDVRIGRLSGGERRRLDLATALSADPELLFLDEPTAGLDPESRAGTWELLRDLLRTGTTAVLTTHYLEEAEALADRLAILHDGRIAVAGALDEVLAARDARIRCDLDPGAPSLPQPLTGHATVTPQRDGHHIEIRTRDLADDLATLLGWSQTHAVALRHLHASEPTLAEVFHDVAGTTREEATI from the coding sequence ATGAACACGACCAGCACCGGTGACCGCCACACCCGGCAGGGTGCGAGCGGAGCCACGACCGCCCCATCCGCTCCCCCGACCTCCCCAGGGGCCCGACCGACCGCCGACGACGTGGCCGTAACGGCGACGGGACTGCGCTGCGCCTACGGCGACTACGAGGCGGTGCGCGGCATCGACCTCACCGCCTACCGCGGCGAGCTGCTGGCCGTGTTGGGCACCAACGGTGCCGGCAAGACCACCACCCTGGAAGCGCTCGAGGGCCGCCGCGCACCCGACGGCGGCGGGGTCCGAGTGTTGGGCATGGACCCGCGCCGCCAGCGCCGCCGCCTGGCCGCCCGCATCGGGGTCGTGCTGCAGGAATCCGCGCTGCCCGACGAGCTCACCCCCGCAGAGTTCCTCGCCCTGTGGCACAAGATGACCGGCGCAGGGAAGCTGGCCCACCGCCCCGTCGACGAGCAGCTCGCCCGCGTCGACCTCATGCACCGCCGCGACGTGCGCATCGGCCGGCTCTCGGGCGGGGAACGCCGCCGGCTCGACCTTGCGACCGCCTTGTCGGCCGACCCCGAGCTCCTCTTCCTCGACGAACCGACCGCCGGCCTCGATCCCGAGTCCCGGGCCGGCACCTGGGAACTGCTCCGCGACCTGCTCCGAACCGGCACGACGGCTGTGTTGACCACCCACTACCTGGAGGAGGCCGAGGCGCTCGCCGACCGGTTGGCGATCCTGCACGACGGCCGCATCGCCGTCGCCGGAGCCCTCGACGAGGTGCTGGCCGCCCGCGACGCCCGCATCCGCTGCGACCTCGACCCTGGCGCTCCCTCGCTGCCCCAGCCCCTCACCGGCCATGCCACTGTCACCCCGCAGCGCGACGGGCACCACATCGAGATCCGCACCCGCGATCTGGCCGACGACCTGGCGACACTCCTGGGCTGGTCACAAACCCACGCGGTGGCGCTGCGACACCTGCACGCCTCCGAGCCGACGCTGGCCGAAGTCTTCCACGACGTCGCCGGCACCACCCGCGAGGAGGCCACGATATGA